A stretch of the Veillonella parvula DSM 2008 genome encodes the following:
- the uvrB gene encoding excinuclease ABC subunit UvrB, with the protein MKHSTYNYEGGQPFKVEAPFTPTGDQPTAIQSLTEGIERGEWAQVLLGATGTGKTFTMAKVIEAVQKPTLIIAHNKTLAAQLCSEFKSFFPNNAVEYFVSYYDFYQPEAYIPSSDTYIEKDASINDEIDKLRHSATMSLFERRDVIIVASVSCIYGLGDPEDYSDLVLSLRLGQTKSRDEILSKLVDIQYTRNDMNFIRGTFRVQGDTIDIFPAAYSERAIRVELFGDEIDRLVEVDSLTGEVIAERKHVAVYPASHYVTTKEKMNIAVERIEAELDEQLAKLKAADRLLEAQRLEQRTRYDIEMMQEMGYCSGIENYSRHMSERKAGEAPFTLIDYFPDDFLIMVDESHVTMPQIRAMYNGDRARKESLIEYGFRLPSALDNRPLQFDEFVERINQIVYVSATPGPYEMEVETNIAEQIIRPTGLLDPSIEIRPIKGQMDDLLGEIHKRAAKNERVLVTTLTKKMAEDLTEFLKEMGVRVRYLHSDIVTIERAEIIRDLRAGVFDVLVGINLLREGLDMPEVSLVAILDADKEGFLRSDTAMIQTIGRAARNVNGHVIMYADRVTGSMQRAIDETDRRRAVQEAYNIEHNITPKSVSKDVKELIELTKIEEDMVTEGKGLSPKKGKQKKSSEGMDHGHESYVQDTSAPKVADITLEELYNKIEELDRQMKAAAKQLEFESAAKLRDQLGVLRQQWSDMHSAGDSKLKKPASTKSRKRTSPKSKS; encoded by the coding sequence ATGAAGCATAGTACATATAATTACGAGGGGGGCCAACCATTTAAAGTGGAGGCGCCCTTTACGCCTACAGGTGACCAACCTACCGCGATTCAATCTTTAACAGAAGGTATTGAACGTGGTGAATGGGCGCAAGTTTTGCTCGGTGCCACTGGTACTGGTAAGACTTTTACAATGGCTAAGGTTATTGAAGCAGTTCAAAAGCCGACCTTGATCATTGCTCATAATAAAACCTTGGCGGCTCAATTATGTAGTGAATTTAAAAGTTTCTTTCCAAATAATGCGGTAGAATACTTTGTATCTTACTACGATTTTTATCAACCGGAGGCCTATATTCCTTCTAGTGATACATATATCGAGAAGGATGCGTCTATTAATGATGAAATCGATAAACTGCGACATAGTGCTACGATGAGCCTTTTTGAGCGCCGCGATGTCATTATCGTTGCCTCTGTTAGCTGTATTTATGGCTTAGGTGACCCTGAGGACTATTCTGATCTTGTATTGTCCTTGCGCTTAGGTCAAACTAAATCGCGCGATGAAATCTTATCTAAACTCGTAGATATTCAATATACGAGAAATGATATGAACTTTATCCGCGGTACCTTCCGTGTACAAGGGGATACAATTGATATTTTCCCTGCCGCTTATAGTGAAAGAGCCATTCGTGTGGAGCTCTTTGGTGATGAAATCGACCGCCTCGTAGAGGTAGATTCCTTGACGGGTGAAGTTATTGCGGAAAGAAAACACGTTGCTGTCTATCCAGCATCTCACTATGTAACGACGAAAGAGAAGATGAATATTGCTGTAGAGCGTATTGAAGCCGAATTAGATGAGCAGTTGGCGAAGTTAAAAGCTGCTGACCGTCTATTGGAGGCTCAGCGCTTAGAACAGCGTACCCGTTACGATATAGAAATGATGCAAGAAATGGGCTATTGCTCGGGCATCGAAAACTATTCCCGTCATATGTCTGAACGTAAGGCTGGGGAAGCACCGTTTACATTGATTGATTATTTCCCAGATGATTTCCTCATCATGGTGGACGAATCGCATGTGACGATGCCTCAAATTCGTGCTATGTATAATGGTGACCGTGCCCGTAAAGAATCTCTTATCGAATACGGTTTCCGTCTTCCTTCTGCATTAGATAATAGACCTCTTCAATTCGATGAATTTGTAGAGCGTATCAATCAAATTGTATACGTATCGGCTACACCTGGCCCATACGAAATGGAAGTAGAAACGAATATTGCAGAGCAAATCATTCGTCCTACGGGCCTATTAGATCCATCTATAGAAATTCGTCCTATTAAGGGGCAAATGGATGACTTGCTTGGAGAAATTCACAAACGAGCTGCCAAGAATGAACGGGTTCTTGTTACGACATTGACGAAGAAGATGGCTGAGGACTTAACGGAATTTTTGAAGGAAATGGGCGTACGAGTTCGTTACCTTCATTCCGATATTGTTACTATTGAGCGGGCTGAAATCATTCGTGATTTGCGGGCTGGCGTATTCGATGTATTAGTTGGTATTAACTTGCTTCGTGAAGGTCTCGATATGCCAGAGGTTTCCTTGGTTGCTATCTTAGATGCGGATAAGGAAGGTTTCTTGCGTTCCGATACGGCCATGATTCAAACTATAGGTCGTGCGGCTCGTAATGTGAATGGTCATGTTATCATGTACGCAGATCGTGTAACAGGTTCCATGCAACGAGCTATCGATGAAACCGATCGTCGTCGTGCCGTGCAAGAGGCTTATAATATTGAACATAATATCACGCCTAAATCTGTATCTAAAGATGTAAAAGAGCTTATCGAATTAACGAAAATCGAAGAAGATATGGTTACCGAGGGAAAGGGACTTTCACCGAAAAAAGGAAAACAAAAAAAATCCTCAGAGGGCATGGACCATGGACACGAATCATATGTTCAAGATACATCAGCACCTAAGGTGGCAGATATAACACTGGAAGAATTGTACAATAAGATTGAAGAGCTAGATCGTCAAATGAAGGCCGCCGCCAAGCAGCTTGAATTTGAATCCGCTGCTAAATTACGTGATCAATTGGGCGTATTACGTCAACAATGGTCCGATATGCATAGTGCAGGAGATAGCAAGTTGAAGAAGCCTGCTTCTACCAAATCTAGAAAGCGGACGAGTCCAAAAAGTAAATCTTAG
- the uvrA gene encoding excinuclease ABC subunit UvrA, with the protein MKDQLIVKGARQHNLKNIDISLPRDQFIVLTGLSGSGKSSLAFDTIYAEGQRRYVESLSAYARQFLGQMDKPDVDYIEGLSPAISIDQKTTSRNPRSTVGTVTEIYDYLRLLFARVGHAHCPECGKPITQQTIQQMTDDVMSFAEGTKVLVLAPMIQGKKGEHKSVFEQLRKEGFVRARVDGVVRTLDEEIVLEKNKKHSIDIVVDRLVVKEGIESRLADSMETASKWAEGIVVIQEVDGPEHMYSQHFACPDCHISLPKIEPRMFSFNSPFGACPSCLGIGSTMEVDEERVIPDGSISFADGCVQALSSNPNAWFIRQVEGLLKANGYSLDSTYDELPKALQKKVMYGTTDKVNFTYENMRGEIKEFFTEYEGILPMVKRRHSEASTDSMREEFEKFMSIKPCTTCHGARLKPEVLAITVGDKNINEVTQLTIKEALDFFGNLQLTEREQVIGAQILKEINARLGFLNNVGLDYLTMNRSAGTLSGGEAQRIRLATQIGSGLVGVLYILDEPSIGLHQRDNDRLIDTLKGLRDLGNTLLVVEHDEDTMRAADYLVDIGPGAGEHGGQIIAAGTVEEVMKVENSITGQYLSGRKFIALPEERRKPGKNCIEIRGAKENNLQNVNVKFPIGLFNVVTGVSGSGKSTLINEILYKGLANQLYRSNHKVGAHKEIRGLEHIDKIINIDQSPIGRTPRSNPATYTGVFDAIRELYSQTPEAKMRGYKQGRFSFNVKGGRCEACRGDGIIKIEMHFLPDVYVPCEVCKGARYNRETLEVKYKGKSIADVLDMTVDDAVEFFSAIPKINRKMVTLQEVGLGYIRLGQAATTLSGGEAQRVKLATELARRSTGKTLYILDEPTTGLHAEDIRKLLHVLQQLVEGGDTVVVIEHNLDVIKMADHIIDLGPEGGNRGGTIVAIGTPEEIVKVKESYTGKFLGPVLEQTKKFMKAAKHKK; encoded by the coding sequence ATGAAAGATCAATTGATTGTAAAAGGTGCGCGTCAGCATAACCTAAAAAATATTGATATATCCTTGCCACGTGATCAGTTTATCGTCTTAACTGGCCTCAGTGGTTCTGGTAAATCATCCCTAGCATTTGATACGATTTACGCAGAAGGGCAACGACGTTATGTTGAGTCCCTGTCTGCGTATGCACGTCAATTTTTGGGACAAATGGATAAACCCGATGTCGATTATATTGAAGGTTTGTCTCCAGCCATTTCTATCGACCAAAAGACGACGAGTCGCAACCCTCGTTCTACGGTTGGTACCGTAACGGAGATTTACGACTATTTACGTCTCTTATTTGCACGCGTAGGTCATGCACACTGTCCAGAGTGTGGTAAGCCTATTACCCAGCAAACAATACAACAAATGACCGACGATGTAATGAGCTTTGCCGAAGGTACAAAGGTTTTAGTGCTGGCCCCTATGATTCAAGGTAAAAAAGGGGAACATAAATCGGTGTTTGAACAACTTCGCAAAGAAGGCTTTGTTCGTGCTCGAGTAGACGGTGTAGTGCGTACCTTGGACGAAGAAATTGTATTAGAGAAAAATAAGAAGCATTCCATCGATATCGTTGTGGACCGTCTCGTTGTAAAAGAAGGCATTGAATCTCGGTTGGCTGACTCTATGGAGACCGCTTCAAAATGGGCAGAAGGCATCGTTGTGATTCAAGAGGTAGACGGACCTGAACACATGTATAGCCAACATTTTGCGTGCCCAGATTGTCATATTTCATTACCTAAAATTGAACCGCGTATGTTCTCTTTTAATAGTCCGTTTGGTGCGTGCCCATCTTGTTTAGGGATTGGTTCTACTATGGAGGTTGATGAGGAGCGCGTTATTCCAGATGGATCTATTAGCTTTGCCGATGGTTGCGTGCAAGCCTTGAGCTCCAATCCTAATGCTTGGTTTATACGTCAAGTAGAAGGTCTATTAAAAGCTAATGGATATTCCTTAGACTCCACCTATGATGAATTGCCGAAAGCATTACAGAAAAAGGTGATGTACGGTACGACGGATAAGGTAAATTTCACCTATGAAAATATGAGAGGTGAGATAAAGGAATTCTTTACTGAGTACGAAGGTATTTTACCGATGGTTAAGCGCCGTCATAGTGAAGCCTCTACAGACTCTATGCGTGAAGAATTTGAAAAGTTTATGTCTATTAAGCCGTGTACTACATGTCATGGGGCTCGTCTTAAACCTGAAGTATTAGCTATTACTGTAGGGGATAAGAATATCAACGAAGTAACGCAGTTAACTATTAAAGAAGCACTCGATTTCTTTGGTAATCTACAGTTAACTGAACGTGAACAAGTGATTGGTGCTCAAATTTTAAAGGAAATCAATGCTCGTCTAGGTTTCCTTAATAATGTAGGTCTCGATTACCTAACAATGAACCGTAGTGCAGGCACATTATCTGGTGGTGAAGCACAGCGTATTCGGTTGGCCACACAGATTGGCTCAGGCTTAGTAGGTGTATTATATATCCTAGATGAGCCATCTATCGGTTTACATCAACGCGATAATGATCGCCTCATCGATACATTAAAAGGGCTACGTGATTTAGGAAATACCTTGCTTGTTGTAGAACATGATGAGGATACGATGCGCGCTGCTGATTATTTAGTAGACATCGGTCCCGGAGCAGGTGAACATGGTGGTCAAATCATTGCAGCAGGTACTGTTGAGGAAGTGATGAAGGTAGAAAACTCTATTACTGGTCAGTACTTAAGTGGTCGTAAATTTATCGCCCTTCCTGAAGAACGCCGCAAACCAGGTAAGAACTGCATTGAAATTCGCGGTGCTAAGGAAAACAATTTACAAAATGTAAATGTAAAATTCCCTATTGGCTTGTTTAATGTTGTTACTGGTGTCAGCGGTTCTGGTAAGTCTACCTTGATTAATGAAATTCTCTACAAAGGTTTAGCTAATCAATTATATCGCTCTAACCACAAAGTAGGGGCTCATAAAGAAATCCGTGGTCTTGAACATATCGATAAAATCATCAATATTGATCAAAGCCCTATCGGACGTACACCTCGTTCCAATCCAGCTACATATACAGGTGTATTTGATGCCATACGCGAACTATATAGTCAAACACCGGAAGCAAAGATGCGCGGTTACAAACAAGGGCGCTTTAGCTTTAACGTAAAAGGTGGCCGTTGTGAAGCTTGTCGTGGTGACGGTATCATTAAAATTGAAATGCACTTCTTACCAGATGTGTATGTACCTTGTGAGGTTTGTAAGGGAGCCCGTTATAACCGAGAAACCTTAGAGGTTAAATACAAAGGTAAATCTATTGCAGATGTACTAGATATGACGGTAGATGATGCGGTTGAGTTCTTCAGCGCTATTCCGAAGATCAATCGTAAAATGGTTACCTTGCAAGAGGTAGGTCTTGGCTATATTCGTTTAGGTCAGGCGGCTACAACATTATCTGGTGGTGAAGCACAACGCGTTAAATTAGCTACTGAATTAGCTCGTCGCAGCACAGGTAAAACGCTATACATCCTAGATGAACCTACTACAGGTCTTCACGCCGAGGATATTCGCAAGTTATTACACGTATTGCAACAACTCGTAGAGGGTGGCGATACAGTTGTCGTTATCGAACATAATTTAGATGTTATTAAGATGGCTGATCACATTATTGATCTTGGTCCTGAAGGTGGTAATCGCGGAGGCACTATCGTGGCAATTGGTACGCCTGAGGAAATTGTTAAGGTGAAAGAAAGCTATACCGGGAAATTCTTAGGCCCTGTATTGGAACAGACTAAGAAATTTATGAAAGCAGCGAAGCATAAGAAATAA
- a CDS encoding TerC family protein, producing the protein MEFLEAATWITISKIILIDILLAGDNAVVIGMAAGKLAPELQKKAVIWGTVGAIGMRLLFATLLVEALTLIPLIHLGGGLVLIWIAIQLLKGGDEDAHIEAKNSLMGAIWTIIVADAMMSIDNVIGVVGAAKGHLELVIVGMLITVPIIVFCSTLFARIINKFPVILWAGGALLGWVAGEMIVEDPLLMPYIQGEELLVKFGTVFFVLIVTGMIKIWKKRDS; encoded by the coding sequence ATGGAATTTTTAGAAGCTGCAACGTGGATAACGATTAGTAAAATTATTTTGATCGATATTTTATTGGCAGGAGATAACGCCGTTGTTATTGGTATGGCAGCGGGTAAATTGGCACCAGAATTACAAAAGAAAGCCGTTATCTGGGGTACAGTAGGGGCTATTGGAATGCGCCTTCTATTTGCTACTCTTTTAGTGGAAGCACTTACTTTAATTCCTCTTATTCACTTAGGTGGTGGCCTTGTACTTATATGGATTGCCATTCAACTCTTAAAAGGTGGAGATGAAGATGCACATATTGAAGCTAAGAATTCCTTAATGGGAGCCATTTGGACAATCATTGTGGCTGATGCGATGATGAGTATCGATAATGTAATTGGCGTAGTTGGTGCCGCTAAAGGACATTTAGAGCTCGTTATTGTTGGTATGTTAATCACTGTTCCAATCATTGTATTCTGCTCTACACTATTTGCTCGTATCATTAATAAGTTTCCTGTCATCCTTTGGGCTGGTGGTGCTTTATTAGGTTGGGTTGCTGGTGAAATGATTGTGGAAGATCCACTTCTTATGCCATATATTCAAGGTGAAGAATTACTCGTGAAATTTGGCACTGTATTCTTTGTACTTATCGTAACTGGCATGATTAAAATTTGGAAGAAAAGAGACTCGTAA
- a CDS encoding MATE family efflux transporter, whose amino-acid sequence MYQTYSILQKLWLFIKLFTPMCITQFSLIGATFIAIFLTGQYSTTDLAGVATGYNLWLLFYIFAQGTLMGITPIISQLLGAKKTDDIPIIFHQGLFIGTGLAFLILLIGIFGLRPLLTYLNLEPAATEVCISYLKAFALGLFPLLWVNTLRNTVDSHGLTHYSMAIVFTSFVINVFLNYALIFGHYGFPEIGGVGAGYGIAGACWTNFVLFSLVILLHPKLKGYRIYKDFHSPNFHYIREQLQVGIPIGFSIFFEASIFSIAGLLMVHFGSAVVAAHQSVISFTNVFYCLPLSIAMSSTIAVAYELGAGRKKEAIQYSYISRVLAIIIAVLICAFTFTHMDNIADLFTNDDEVYELIYHFLGYGVFFAAIDAIGTPLQGILRAYKDVKVVLYISLISYWGVCFPTAYTLAKNPNYGPFGVWIGLLASVVVAGILFTLRTYYIQHYKPRTIAKLQT is encoded by the coding sequence ATGTATCAAACATATTCTATACTGCAAAAATTATGGTTGTTTATAAAACTATTTACTCCAATGTGCATCACTCAATTTTCCCTGATTGGGGCGACCTTTATCGCCATCTTTTTAACGGGGCAATATAGTACGACTGATTTAGCTGGTGTTGCTACGGGATATAATTTGTGGCTCCTCTTCTATATCTTTGCACAAGGTACATTAATGGGTATCACACCAATCATTTCTCAACTATTAGGAGCTAAGAAAACAGATGATATTCCAATAATCTTTCATCAAGGTCTTTTCATCGGTACAGGACTAGCATTTTTAATTTTACTAATCGGTATATTCGGCTTACGCCCTTTATTGACATATTTAAATCTTGAGCCGGCTGCCACCGAGGTATGTATTAGTTATCTGAAAGCCTTTGCACTTGGTTTATTCCCATTACTCTGGGTAAATACCTTGCGTAATACTGTCGATTCTCACGGATTAACGCATTACTCCATGGCCATCGTCTTTACAAGCTTTGTGATTAACGTATTCTTAAATTATGCACTCATCTTTGGTCATTACGGTTTTCCTGAAATTGGTGGTGTTGGTGCTGGCTACGGTATTGCTGGTGCCTGTTGGACAAACTTCGTTCTATTTAGCTTAGTCATTCTATTGCATCCTAAGTTAAAAGGCTATCGCATCTATAAAGATTTCCATAGCCCGAATTTTCACTATATCCGTGAACAATTACAAGTTGGTATTCCCATAGGTTTTTCTATCTTTTTTGAAGCTAGTATCTTTAGCATTGCTGGGCTCTTAATGGTTCACTTTGGATCTGCTGTAGTAGCAGCTCATCAATCTGTCATTTCTTTTACTAATGTATTCTACTGCTTACCATTAAGTATCGCCATGTCCTCTACCATTGCCGTTGCTTATGAACTCGGTGCAGGACGAAAAAAGGAAGCCATCCAGTACTCTTATATTTCTCGTGTATTAGCCATCATCATAGCCGTTCTCATTTGTGCCTTTACATTCACTCATATGGATAATATTGCGGATTTATTTACAAACGATGATGAAGTATATGAACTTATTTATCACTTCCTTGGGTATGGCGTATTTTTTGCAGCTATTGATGCCATAGGTACTCCATTACAAGGTATTCTAAGAGCCTACAAGGATGTAAAAGTAGTTCTTTACATCTCTCTCATTTCTTATTGGGGCGTATGTTTCCCAACGGCTTATACCCTTGCCAAAAATCCTAATTATGGACCATTTGGCGTATGGATTGGTTTGTTGGCTAGCGTAGTAGTTGCGGGTATATTATTTACACTTCGCACATACTACATACAACATTACAAACCTAGAACTATTGCAAAATTACAAACCTAA
- a CDS encoding TerC family protein, with protein sequence MDILTVQGLLAMLQIIVIDILLAGDNAIVIGMAARNLPAHLQKKAIFWGTAGAIILRLVMAFLFVEALNNIPALRLVGGILLLWIGYKLVVDDDSEHNIEAKDNLRAAIMTIVIADGIMGIDNVIGVVGAASGNMTLVAVGMLITVPIIIYGSTLFVKVIERFPIILYVGGGILAWVGAAMSVEDKLISHTVAPYALLIKIGAVIFVVGASLLAKKLKK encoded by the coding sequence TTGGACATCTTAACTGTACAAGGCTTATTAGCGATGCTTCAAATCATCGTTATTGATATTTTATTAGCTGGTGATAATGCCATCGTTATTGGTATGGCGGCTCGCAACCTACCTGCACATTTACAGAAGAAGGCGATTTTCTGGGGCACAGCTGGCGCTATTATTTTACGTCTTGTTATGGCATTCCTATTTGTAGAGGCCTTGAACAATATTCCTGCTCTTCGTTTAGTTGGTGGTATCCTTCTTTTATGGATCGGTTACAAGCTTGTTGTTGATGATGATAGCGAGCACAATATCGAGGCTAAAGATAACTTGCGCGCTGCTATCATGACCATTGTTATTGCAGATGGAATTATGGGTATTGATAATGTTATTGGTGTAGTTGGTGCCGCTAGTGGCAATATGACATTAGTTGCTGTCGGTATGCTTATTACAGTACCTATTATCATTTATGGTAGTACTTTATTTGTAAAAGTTATCGAACGCTTTCCAATTATCCTTTACGTTGGTGGCGGTATCCTTGCCTGGGTGGGTGCAGCAATGAGTGTGGAAGATAAATTAATTTCACATACCGTAGCACCGTATGCATTACTCATTAAAATTGGTGCTGTTATTTTCGTAGTAGGGGCATCTTTGTTAGCTAAGAAACTTAAAAAATAA
- the ftsY gene encoding signal recognition particle-docking protein FtsY, with translation MAFGFFDRIKDGLEKTRKSFVKNVESIVIGYAQIDDDFLDDLEAVMLTSDLGPKTTEYLMKEIRRGVTEGIINHTGDVMPFMEDRITEMLIDQEDEITLHHPEVILVVGVNGVGKTTTIAKLANYYTKEGKKVIIAAGDTFRAAAADQLSIWADRVGVPIVKHKEGADPAAVVYDAMEAAKARNADLVIVDTAGRLHTKVNLMEELKKMGRVANNHVEGAPHQTLLVLDGTTGQNAVSQAKLFGQAVPVNGIVVTKLDGTAKGGVVISIKEELGVPVRWIGVGEGMDDLRPFNAKEFANALFNKGMIQGDK, from the coding sequence ATGGCATTTGGATTCTTTGATAGAATTAAAGACGGTTTAGAGAAAACTCGTAAGTCTTTTGTAAAAAATGTAGAAAGCATCGTTATTGGTTATGCGCAAATCGATGATGATTTTTTAGATGATTTAGAAGCAGTTATGCTTACTAGTGATCTAGGCCCTAAGACGACAGAATACTTGATGAAAGAAATTCGTCGTGGTGTAACAGAAGGTATCATTAATCATACAGGCGATGTAATGCCGTTTATGGAAGACCGCATCACGGAAATGCTCATCGATCAAGAAGATGAAATTACTTTGCACCATCCTGAGGTTATCCTCGTAGTTGGTGTAAATGGTGTTGGTAAAACAACGACAATCGCTAAATTGGCTAACTATTATACTAAAGAAGGTAAAAAGGTTATCATTGCTGCAGGTGATACATTCCGTGCCGCTGCAGCTGACCAATTATCCATTTGGGCTGATCGCGTTGGTGTGCCGATTGTTAAACATAAAGAAGGCGCAGACCCTGCTGCCGTTGTATATGATGCAATGGAAGCTGCGAAAGCTCGTAATGCAGACCTTGTTATCGTAGATACGGCTGGTCGTCTACATACTAAGGTTAACCTTATGGAAGAGCTTAAAAAGATGGGGCGCGTAGCGAATAACCACGTAGAAGGTGCGCCGCATCAAACATTGCTCGTTTTAGATGGTACTACGGGTCAAAATGCAGTAAGCCAAGCTAAATTATTTGGTCAAGCTGTACCAGTAAATGGTATTGTAGTAACTAAACTAGATGGTACAGCAAAAGGCGGCGTAGTTATCTCTATTAAAGAGGAACTGGGCGTACCCGTACGCTGGATTGGCGTTGGCGAAGGTATGGATGACTTGCGTCCATTTAATGCAAAAGAATTTGCTAATGCACTATTTAATAAAGGAATGATTCAAGGTGACAAATAA
- the uvrC gene encoding excinuclease ABC subunit UvrC, with the protein MPSEELLEKVSHLPTTPGVYLWRDQYNRIIYVGKAINLRNRVRSYVRNDANRAPKVTAMMKRAVDVEVIQTKTEMEALILENTLIKEHEPKYNIRLRDDKTYPYVKISVQEDYPRVYMTRRLERDGAKYFGPFTDVTSVHVVLKLIRQYYPLRTCKSMKVERPCLQYHMHYCEAPCFNKISVPDYRKYIDEIIELFEGKPIPLLKEIKSKMEAAAEDLRFEDAARYRDQLSSIEKIQEKQRMVTQRGDLDVLGLAVDTSMACVQLLFIRGGRLLGRENYFVQHDGDSSETIMTDFIKQYYGDTNFIPKELLLPMESTDRDLLTEWFTQLKGQHVDVSVPQRGYKMDMIKMAHENAETFLEERRRQWQHQIDKTGGAVKKLAEILDLPRLPERMECFDISHTQGAETVASMVVFEGGKPAKKEYRRFKLKTTQGKPDDFKSMAEIMERRYGNETDWPMPDLIIIDGGKGQLNAALPLIRAVGVTDVPVISLAKRIEEVFVEGQSESIILSHHTPELQLLQQIRDEAHRFAITYHRKLRGKRNLESILDHIEGIGPKRRKALWAHFNSLEAMKEASIDELANVESMNYKTAETLYNFFRMSKVEKQEALK; encoded by the coding sequence ATGCCGTCTGAAGAATTACTGGAAAAGGTTAGTCATTTGCCAACTACACCAGGCGTATATTTGTGGCGTGATCAATATAACCGAATTATTTATGTAGGTAAGGCTATTAACTTGCGAAATCGTGTGCGTTCCTATGTGCGTAACGATGCAAATCGCGCACCAAAGGTTACGGCCATGATGAAACGAGCCGTCGATGTGGAAGTTATTCAAACAAAAACGGAGATGGAAGCGCTCATCTTGGAGAATACACTTATCAAGGAGCATGAACCGAAATATAATATTAGGCTTCGTGATGATAAGACGTATCCCTATGTTAAAATATCAGTGCAAGAGGATTACCCACGCGTATATATGACGCGTCGCCTAGAGCGTGATGGAGCCAAGTACTTTGGCCCTTTTACAGATGTCACATCTGTTCATGTGGTACTGAAATTAATACGACAGTACTATCCATTGCGTACCTGTAAGTCTATGAAGGTAGAACGCCCATGCTTGCAGTATCATATGCATTACTGCGAGGCACCGTGTTTTAACAAAATATCTGTACCGGATTATCGAAAGTATATTGACGAAATCATAGAACTTTTTGAAGGTAAACCTATACCATTGCTAAAGGAAATTAAATCAAAGATGGAGGCTGCTGCAGAAGATTTGCGCTTTGAAGATGCTGCACGTTATCGTGATCAATTGTCTAGCATTGAAAAGATACAAGAAAAGCAACGCATGGTTACTCAACGTGGCGACTTAGACGTCTTAGGATTGGCTGTAGATACATCGATGGCCTGTGTACAGTTGCTATTCATCCGCGGTGGTCGTCTGTTAGGCCGTGAGAATTACTTTGTGCAACATGATGGAGATAGTTCAGAAACCATTATGACAGACTTTATCAAGCAATACTATGGAGATACAAACTTTATTCCTAAAGAGTTGTTACTACCTATGGAGAGTACAGATAGAGACTTATTAACAGAATGGTTTACACAGCTCAAAGGCCAACATGTAGATGTATCTGTGCCACAACGTGGCTATAAGATGGATATGATTAAGATGGCTCATGAAAATGCAGAAACTTTCCTTGAAGAACGTCGTCGTCAGTGGCAGCACCAAATCGATAAGACTGGCGGGGCGGTTAAGAAGCTAGCCGAGATCCTCGACTTGCCACGTTTACCTGAACGTATGGAGTGCTTTGACATATCTCATACACAAGGGGCTGAAACGGTAGCTTCCATGGTTGTTTTTGAAGGTGGTAAGCCAGCAAAAAAGGAATATCGCCGCTTTAAACTGAAAACCACACAAGGTAAACCTGATGACTTTAAATCGATGGCTGAAATTATGGAACGTCGTTACGGTAATGAAACAGACTGGCCTATGCCAGATCTTATTATCATCGATGGTGGTAAAGGTCAGCTCAATGCGGCTTTGCCGTTAATCCGTGCTGTTGGTGTTACAGATGTGCCAGTTATCTCCTTGGCTAAGCGTATTGAAGAGGTCTTTGTAGAGGGACAATCTGAAAGTATCATTTTGAGTCATCATACGCCGGAGCTTCAATTACTTCAACAAATTCGTGATGAAGCGCATCGCTTTGCCATTACCTATCACCGTAAGTTGCGCGGTAAGCGAAATCTTGAATCTATTCTTGACCATATTGAAGGAATCGGGCCTAAACGCCGTAAGGCCTTATGGGCTCACTTTAATAGTTTAGAGGCCATGAAAGAGGCATCTATTGATGAACTTGCAAATGTAGAATCTATGAATTATAAGACGGCAGAAACGCTATATAATTTTTTCCGTATGTCCAAAGTAGAGAAACAAGAAGCTTTAAAATAA